The region GCGCCCAGCTCGCGGGCCGCGGCGTGGGCCTGCGCCGGCGAGAGCCGGACGCTCAGCGGCCAGGCCGCTCCGAGGGCACCCGCGGCGACCGCGCCGCGCAGCAGGTCTCTCCGGTTGGCTCGCATGTCCGTCCCCTCGCGGTCGCCGGCCCGCGCGCCCCGGGCCTCCAGGCGCGCGCAAGCATTGCGTACCACTCGGGGAACGGTGAGAACCCGCGATGGCGTCTTTGCGAACTCCGGGTGCCACGTCGGGGAGCCGGCCCGGGCGGGACTTCGGTCGGTCAGGTCGGCGGCAGCGGACAGGTCTGTCCTCTGTGGACGTACTGCGCGTGGACGCCGGGCCGCTGGTCGACCGCGACCTGGAAGTCCGACAGCGGTGACTTCATCACCCCGTAGTCGTCGTAGTGCACCGGGATGGTGTGCGCGGGCTTGAGGATGTCGAGCAACCGCGCGCCCTGCCCGCCGTCCATGGTCAGCAGCCGGCCGAACACCTTCGTCCCGCCCAGGTGCAGGACGGCGACGTCGATGTCGGGGAAGAGGTCGGTGATCTCGCGCAGGTCGGAATGCAGGACCGTGTCGCCGCTCAGGTAGACCCGCAGGGGGTCGCCCTCGCGCGGCAGGTACTCGACCAGCGTGCCCATCACCGGCGGGACGACCGCGGCCAGCGCGCCGCACGCGTGCTTGCCCGGCAGCGACGTGATCTCCAGCCGGTCACCGGACTTGCTCATCGACCGCTGGGTCCAGCGCGGCATGGGCACCGCCTCGGCGAAGCCGTAGCCGCGCAGCTTGCGCGCGGCGTGGGCGGT is a window of Saccharopolyspora erythraea NRRL 2338 DNA encoding:
- a CDS encoding MBL fold metallo-hydrolase, whose translation is MIDESQCSISFIGNATTLLRFGDFTLLTDPNFVRRGQWVHIGHGIVTRRRTQPSMNVHELPDLDAVVLSHLHGDHFDRVARRGLHRDLPVFTTAHAARKLRGYGFAEAVPMPRWTQRSMSKSGDRLEITSLPGKHACGALAAVVPPVMGTLVEYLPREGDPLRVYLSGDTVLHSDLREITDLFPDIDVAVLHLGGTKVFGRLLTMDGGQGARLLDILKPAHTIPVHYDDYGVMKSPLSDFQVAVDQRPGVHAQYVHRGQTCPLPPT